A window of Streptomyces sp. NBC_01241 genomic DNA:
GACCGCCGGACCGAGTCCTGGGGTGGGGCAGGCCATACCGCAGGTCCTCGGCCTGGAGGGATGGTTCGAGCAGAGAACGGGCTTCTACGGTGGTGCCATGCGCTCACGCAACGTGTGGCAGGCCATGGCCCGACCCGGTTACCTGCTCTCCGCCTGGCCCTGGCGGTCGGCCGGATATCTGCTCAGCAGCGCGCCGGTCGGCATTGTGGTGCTGCTGGCGATCGTCATCGGGGTGTCGGTGGGCAGTGCGCTCGCCATCGTGCTGATCGGGCTGCCACTGCTCGCGCTGCTGGCGTTCACCGGAGTGCCGGTGGCCGCGTTGGAGCGCCGCAGGCTGCGGCTGGTCGACAGCAGGCCCGCCCCCACCCCGCACCACGAACCGGCCGAACCGGGGCTCCTGCCCTGGGCCCGGACCCGCTTCCGCGAGCAGGCGACCTGGCGGGAACTGGGCTACGCGCTGGCGTTCGCGACTCTGCTGTGGCCGCTGGACCTGCTGGCGGTCGGAATGGCGCTGAGCGTGCCGCTGGGCCTGCTGGCGACGCCCGTGATGATGGCCATGCTCTATGACGGCACCGAGGCACCCGTACTCAAGCTCTGGACGGTGACCTCCTGGCCGGAGGCGATCGGCGTCGCGTTCGTGGGGCTGCCGATGCTCGGGGTGTGCGGATACGTGCTCGGCGTGGTGGCCGTCGCACGCGCGGAACTGACCCGGATGCTCATCGCCCCCCGGGAGCCGGAACTGGGGGAGCGGGTCACCGAACTCGTGCGTTCCCGAGCCCGGTTGGTCGATGCCTTCGAGGCGGAGCGCCGCCGGATCGAACGCGACCTCCACGACGGTGCGCAACAGCGCCTGGTCGCCCTCACCATGACGCTCGGCCTGGCCCGCCTCGACGCCTCGCCCGGCCCCCTCGCGGACCAGCTCGCGAAGGCCCACTGCGAAGCGGGCACGGCCCTCGCCGAACTCCGCGACCTGATCCAGGGCATCCACCCCAAGGTCCTGGCCGACCGCGGCCTCGGCGAGGCGATCGCCGACGCGGCCGACCGGTCAGCCGTCCCCGTGGACGTGGGCATCGACCTGCCCGGACGCCTGTCCGAAGCGGTCGAGGCCGCCGCGTACTTCGTGGTCTGCGAGGCGCTGGCGAACGTCGGCAAGCACAGCGGGGCGAGCCGCGCCGAAGTGACCGGCCGTCACGAGGACGGCCGCCTGACCGTCGAAGTGCGCGACGACGGCCGCGGCGGAGCGGACGCCGGTAAGGGCACCGGACTGACCGGACTCTCGGACCGGGTGTCCGTACTGGATGGCAGACTTGCGCTGTCCAGCCCGCCCGGCGGACCGACCCTGCTGCGTATGGAGATTCCTTGCGAGTGGACCGAGACCGAGCGCTCCGCGTAGTGCTGGCCGAGGACAGCGTGCTGCTGCGCGAAGGGCTGATCGGCCTGCTCGGCCGGTTCGGACACGAGGTCGTCGCAGCGGTCGGTGACGCCGACGCCCTGGTGGCGGCGGCCACCGAGCACGGACCCGACATCGTCGTCACCGACGTCCGGATGCCGCCGGGCTTCCAGGACGAAGGCCTCCACGCGGCCGTACGCCTGCGCACCGACCGGCCCGCGCTCCCGGTCCTCGTCCTCAGCCAGTACGTCCAGCGCACGTACGCCTCGGAGTTGCTCGACTCCGGGGACGGCTCGGGCATCGGCTACCTGCTCAAGGACCGGGTCGGCCAGGTCGAGGAGTTCCAGACCGCCCTCCAGGACGTCGCGGCGGGCGGCACGGTCGTCGACCCCGAAGTCGTACGCCAGCTGCTGCGCCGCCGCCGCGATCCCCTGGAGCGCCTGACGGCCCGCGAACGCGAGGTGCTCGGCCTGGTGGCGGAGGGCAAGTCCAACGCGGCGATCGCACGCCAACTGGTCGCCTCCGAGGCGGCGGTGGGCAAGCACATCGGCTCGATCCGCGCGAAACTGGACCTGCCCCCGGCGGACGACACGCACCGACGGGTGCTGGCAGTGCTGGCGTTCCTGCGCTCGTGAGGCCCGACGCGTCCACGACCGGCGAACGTCGGCGCGCGCACCTTTACTCCGGACAGCTGGCCCAGCCCCTCGGACACGCCGCCGATACGGCGACGTCGCAGCACCCTCCGCAAGGCTGGGACAAGCCCCTGCGGGTCCCCCGCCGGGCACCGTTCAGCAGCCCGTACGGAGGAGCTCGATGCACCGTCGTCCCGCCACCACCCTGACCGCCGCCGCTCTCGCCCTGCCTCTGACGCTCGGCGTGGCCGCCTCCCCGGCCTCGGCCGCCCCCGCCGACAAACCCCAGGTCCTGAGCAGGTTCACGCAGACCCGCGCGAGCAGCTACCACGCCTGGCTGGCCGCCCGCCGGAATCAGTCCGCGTGGAGCGCGTACGGCTTCGACTGGTCCACCGACTACTGCACGGCCGCCCCCGACAACCCCTTCGGCATCCCCTTCCAGAACTCCTGCGCCCGCCACGACTTCGGCTACCGGAACTACAAGGCCGCCGGCACCTTCACCGCCAACAAGGCCCGCCTGGACAACGCCTTCTACGCCGACCTCAAGCGCGTCTGCGCCAACTACCGGGGCCTGAAGAAGAATGCCTGCGCCGCCGCTGCCTGGACCTACCACAAGGCCGCCGACGAATTCGGCTCCGCCGCTTTTCCCATCGCGGTCACGCGCTGAACCTGCGTGAGCACGGATCGCGGACCGGGGCTCGCCGGAGGCGGCGTCACGGTCGGTTCGATGGTCGACCGGACATAGATCCGAGTGGTGCCGGGCCTGAATTCGTGCACGAACAGGTCGATGCAACGCTGAAGGTACTTGCCTTCAGGAGAGTCGAGTTCGTCGGGGCAAAGGCTGGTCTTCCGCAGTCCTTGGACGAACGTCTCCGGCTCGGCCAGCCCAAGATGGGCGAAGGCAGCAGCAGGCCGGTATTCCTTTTTCTCGGGATGAAAGTTCCCGATCATCTTGGTGCCTTCCCGGACAAGCCGGCCCGTGTTGGCTTCAGCCTCCTCGCTGGGCAGAACGAAGGACAGCAATCCGGTGTCGTAGCGCTGCCCGACCTTGTAGCCCGCGCGCCGGTCCGATGCCGTCTCCGGGATACGGATGCCCATCTGCCCGCTCATCCAGGCCGGGGTGGCTCCTTCCTTCCAACAGCAGTTCATCTCCTGGTCCGACAGGTCCGACGACACATCGTCGGCGACGCAGGCGACCACGCCGATCGCGGCGGCGACGCAGGCGACGAAGACCAGAGCGATATCGACGGCGACCGGCAGCCGACGGTGACGCGCGGGCTGCTCGTCGGCAGCGATCTCGCTGGAGCTGTTCATCGGGTGGATCTCTATCGCCCTTCCTGCTGCTCGCGGCCGGGGTCTGTGCGGTCACCCCTGCCCGCCATGTCAGTCTTCTCCTGTCGCATATCCCAGCTGCCCACTGTGTAGCTGGGATATCCTGAACAGTTCTGTCAGCAACGGCTGTTGGGAGCGGAATGGGTAGCAGCGTGCAGGGAATGCCTCTCGAGGTGCAGCACATCAGGAAGGCGTTGCTTCGGGAGTTCCAAGGTCTGATCTCCATGGATGACTTTGAGAAGAAGGATCCCAAAGAGCGCGAGACGGCGCTGCTGTCGAGGGCTGTGTCTGCCAAGGCGGCCCGGATTCTCGCCGACTGCACTCCGGAGGAGGCGGCGGCCGGGGTCATCGATGGCCGTGACGACTTCGGGATCGACTGTGTTGCGTTCTCTGCGTCGGGTTCCGAAATCTGGTTGATCCAGGCGAAGTGGAGAGACAAGGGGACGGCCGGCTTCGATACGGAGGCTGCCCTCAAACTGGTGCACGGGCTGAAGAAGCTCGACAACCGCGACCTCGACCACTTCAACGAGAGGCTGCAACTTCTCTCCGACCGTGTCCACGGCGTCCTTCAGCTGCCCACCTGCAAGGTGAACCTGGTCATCGCGCTCATGGGAGATGGCCGTCTGTCTCAGGAGACCCGCGACATACTCGACGAGGCGGCGCGCGAGTTCGGCGGGCTCGGGCGGACCGTTGCATATCGGGTGGTAAATCAGGCCAACTTCCACAGGGCGATCCGGGAGGATCTGGAGCCCCAGCCGATCACACTCAAGGCAACCATGAACCGGGAGTGGTATACCCGCGACACTCCCTTCAAAGCTGTGATCGGCGAGGTCAGCGCCGACCAGCTGGCGCGCTGGTACGGGGGCAAGGGGGAGGGCGAGGGGCATGGCGAGCGCCTCTACGACCGCAACGTGCGTCGATCGCTCGGGCTGACAGGGGTCAACCAGACCATGGTCGACTCGATGCTGGAGGACCCCGAGGGCTTTCTCTACCGCCACAACGGCATCACCGTGCAGTGCGACGAGATCGCGCAGGAATACCCCTTCAAGAGAGCGGTGGGGCAGCCGACCGTCCTCACCCTGACCAACGCCAGCGTCGTCAATGGCGCGCAGACGGTCACCTCCGCATTCCGGGCGTACGAGAAGAACGCCGATCTTGTGGCAGAGGCATACGTCATCGTGCGGATCATCTCTTTGGACGGAACGCCGGAGGGGTTCGGCCGGTCCATCACCAAGGCCACCAACACCCAGAACCACATGGAGCGCCGGGACTTCATCGCCATCGACCCCGTCCAGAGCGAGATCCAGAAGGATTTCCGACTGTCCCTCGACAAGGAGTACGTGTTCCGGCGGGGCGAGCTGGACCCCGCACCCGAGTCGGGCTGCTCGGTCACGGAGGCTGCGACGGCCCTTGCCTGCATGCACCGGGACTCGTCGCTCGCCGTCCGGGTGAAAGGCTCCACCAATGCTCTGTGGAGCGAAGGGCAGGGCGGCGCCTACACCCGCCTCTTCGGACAACAACCGAGCGCCCAGCAGGTGTGGCGTGCCGTCCAGGTGTTCCGGCTGGTACGTGACGAACTGACGACAACGCGAGCGAAGCTCAGCGGGCGTCCGGCCGCGGTGGCGGACAGCGGTGCGCTCCTCGTCGCCCACTTGGTCTTCCAGCGTATTGGCCGGGAACGGTTCGACGAGTCCGAGGGTGAATGGGAGAACACGCTCGCTGAGACTCCGGACCAGGTGCGGGCCGTGCTGGCCTGTCTCATCAGCATGGTTGACACCCTCTTCAACAACAAGAGCTTCATCACCAGCACCTTCGCGAATGAGGAACGCTGTGCGCGGCTGGCCGTGGCCGTGCTCGGGACACTCGATCGGGGGGTCGGACCTGACTCCCCGATGAACCTCAAGGCCCTGATGGAGACGTCCGGCCGGAAGCGCCAACGACGACCCCAGACGGTGCGCCTGCTGGTCGACCACGACGCCATCGAGGAGGGCACTCGCTTGGAATACGCCCCCAGCGCCGTGGAGGAGCTCGCCATCGGCGCATGGCTCGACGCCGATCCGCGCCGCCGTCGCGCGAGCTGGGTGAACGACCGCAAGACACCGCTTCTCTGGGAGGCCGACGGCCGGCGCTACTCGCCCACCGGGCTGGTTTCCCAGATGTGGAATGCAGCCGACTGGAAGGAACAGTGGAGCGCGGTTCAGGGCCCCAAGCAGTGGCGGGTTCCGGGAGAAGGGACGCTGGTAGAAATTGCCGAGCGGCTCTGGCAGCGGATCTCCGATGGGGAGGAGCTGCTGGAGGAGGACGTGCCGTAGCCGCGCGGGGCTGGTGAACAGGGGCAGGAGCCTGCGCCTGGTCGATCACGTGCTGCTTCCCCCGGGTGGGCTGGGCAGCTCGGCCCAGACGACTTTTCCGGACGGAAAGCGGGGCTCGACGCCCCAACGGGAGGCGAGCACACCCACGAGGAGCAGCCCCCGCCCCTGCTCACTGTCCGGGCACGGCTTCGGTACCGGGGCGGGATGTCGCTCGCCCCGGCAGTCGGCTACCTCGATCCGGAGAGTGCCAGGTGCGCCCTCCGGACGAGTAGTCAGTGTCATCGCGAGCAGGAAATCCCGCCCTCGCACGTGGCCGTGAGTGACGGCGTTCGAAGCGAGCTCGGCAACGACGTGTGCGGCAGCCGCCATCGGGTCGCTGTCCCTGCCCCACCCCCATCTCGCCAGTTGCTCGACCGCGAGCAGGCGGGCAAGACGCGCCCCGCGCCGTGTCGCGCTGAACTGCTGGTGGAAGTGCGCTGGGTGAGGTGCAAGGAGAGACACAAGAGGACTGCTACGGATTTCGTCTTTCACGTGACAGAGAGTGTCCGGTTGGTCGTACGCTGACCAGAGGAACCACCGGTACGGCACGCGCCTGTACCGCTGCTGAGGGTTGCGTGTCCGTGTTGACGAGAGTAACCGGGCGGTGCGCGGGCGGGTTGGGGGATAAGTGATGACATCAGGGTCCCGCCAGGGCGACAGCGAAGGCCGCCCCGATGCGTCGGCGGAGGAAACAGACGGTCTCGTCGACTTGAACCGAGCTGTGGGCAAGCAGGTCAAGTTGCTGCGGGAACGGGCCGGCCTCACCCAGAAGGAATTGGGTGACCGCCTTGGGTACGGCGAGGACCTCGTCTCGTCCTTGGAGCGGGGCCGCAGAACGCCACAACCGGAGTTCTTGGACGCAGCGGACGATCTGCTCGGTGGCGGAGGGCTGCTGAAGGCGACCAAGGACGACGTGTCGCGGGCAAAAGCCAAGGCGAGGGTGCGGCATCCGGCGTGGTTCCGGGACTACGCGCGGCTGGAGGCGGAGGCCGTCGAGGTCAACTTCTACAACAACCACGACATTCCGGGGCTCTTTCAGACCGAACGGCGCACTCGCGCGTTATATGAGATGCGCAAACCGCTACTTGACGAAGAGACGATCGACCGGCGAGTGGCGTCAAGAATGGACCGCCAGCAGATTCTGACGCGTTGGCCTCCGCCCATCGTGACCGCTGTGGTGGAAGAAGTGGTACTGCGGCGGCCTGTCGGAGGGCTGGAGGTACACAAGGAGCAGTTGGAGCGACTGCTTGGGCTTGGTGAGCTGCGCACCGTCGAGTTGCAAGTGATGCCCACGAACCGGATCGAACATGCTGGCATGGGAGGCCCGTTCACCTTGCTCACGCCCAAAGGGAAACCGCAAGTGGGGTACACGGAAGTGCAGAACGTTGCACGACTGGCTACAGACGTTGACGAGGTTCGTATCCTGGCCGCACGCTACGGCAGCATCAGGGCTCAGGCTCTCACCCCGAGCGAGTCCATGACCCTGATCGAGAGGATTCATACAAACGATGAGTACTGAGAGCTCCCGACGGCTTGTCTGGCGCAAGAGCAGCTACAGCGGCAACGAGGGGGGAGAGTGCATCGAAGTAGCCGTCACTCCGGCAGGCGTGTACGTACGCGATTCTAAGGACACACGCCGACCACATCTCTCTGTACGGTCTGCTGGCTGGGCCTCGTTCGTGCAATTCGCGGCTGAAGGCTGAGCAGCCGCGGCTGACCACCGTGCGCGCGGGGAGGGGCCGTTGGGTTCACGCTCGAACCCCAACGACGCCTCCCCGCGAACGTCGCGACTACGGCAAGGCCTCCGCCACCTTGCGGAAGTGTGCGGCTGCCTCGTCGAGTTGGGACGCGACTTCGAAGGCGATCTCTTTCGGGGAGCCGAAGTCCTCAACGTCCGGGGCGAGGTAGGCCGGTAGGTCGAGGTTCGTCTTCGGGCGGTCCAGCAGGTCGTTCACCGGATAGCGGCGGAAACGCTTCGACTTGGTCCGTGCGGCGAAGCCGTCCGCAGGCAGGCAGGCGGCGATGAAGTCGTCGAAGTCTTCTTCGGTCACAGGGTTGCCCGTGTCCGTGTGGTGGTTTCCGGTGCGGGCGTCGTACACCCACAAGTCGCCCGTGACGGCCTTCTGATCCGGCCTGGGGGTGGACACGGTGAAGAAGAGAATGTTCGACTTCACGCCCTTGCGGTGGAACAGCCCGGTGGGCAGGCGAAGAAGCGTGTGCACATCGCAGTTCTTCAGCAGGGCCCGGCGGACGGTGGCCGCGGCGCCACTGCCGAACAGGACCCCGTCGGGTACGAACACAGCAGCTCGCGTGTCCTTGGGCAGGGTGACCATCAGGTGCTGGAGGAAGTTCGTGGGGAAGTCCCCGTAGGCCAGGAAATCGTCCCGCATGGTTGAGTCCGGCACCACGCCGTTGCTCTTGAACGGTGGGTTGCAGATCGCCACGGTGGGGTTGACGCCGGACTCGGCCCGTACGATCGGAAACTTTCGCGTGAGCGTGTCCGCGAGCCGCACCGGGGCCGGGTCGGAGAAGGGGCGCACCGTGTTCAGCAGGATGTTCATCGTGGCGAGCCGGCACATCTGCGGGTCCAGATCGGCACCGGCGATCGCGGAGCGGTCATGGGACTGCATCGCCTTGTGTGCCGCTATGAGTGTCGTTCCGGTGCCGCATGCCGGGTCAATGACGATGTCGTCCGGGCCCACGCCGAGCACCTTGTTGACGGCATTCAGGACAGGGACAGGGGTCAACGTCTGACCCGTATCGATCTTGCGGTCGATGTCCTCGGCGCAGTCACGCAGCATCGAGGAGAAGGCCTGACCCAGTTCGGCTTGGGGGGCGGTCCGCCACTGGTAAGGATCGATCTCGTCGGTAATCAGCTTGGCGAGCTCGGCCATACGGTCGAGGGGCCAGGGCTGCGCGTCGCGGAAGACCATGCTTGCGGTCTGCTGGCCGGGGTGGTCGACCAGGGCCTGGTCGCCTAGTTTCTTCATGAGGGAGGAGAGCCCGGTGTGCAGGGCCTCACCGCTGAGCAGCACCAGGTTCGGCCAGGCGTCGACAGGTGCTACCGGCTTCCGGGCGAACTTGCTGGAACGGTTGGCGCGTTCGTGGTCCAGCTTGAGGAAGAGCAGATAGCCGATGTGCTCCACGAACTGGAGTTGGGTGATGGCGCGGGTGCTGGTCTTTTCGCGGTAGAACTTCCAGAGCCGTGCGGTGATACTCGCCTCTGTCCAGGAGCTCTCCGGCGGAATACCCGTTCCCGCTGCCGAACCGTTGCTTTGGCCGAACCCGTTGACCATGTGTCACCCAGTCCCTGTGTCAGTACCGGTGAGCCTTCTGGGGCCGTACGTCGGTACGGCCCCAGAAGGCTCACAATCCCGATCTCCGGAGCGGACTCCGGCAGGGCCCTTGGCCATGAGCCCGGGTGTTGGGCATCGGTGGGCGAGGGACTGGAGCCGGACTACCGCTCTCGGTCTGCTTCTTCGGTGATGCTGGTGATGCTGGAAGCGCTGCTCGGGTCCTTGTCTGCGGCCGGGGCGGTCGCAGCTTCGGTTGTCACACGGACGGTCTTCTTGAGGGCCTGTGCGACAGCGGTGAACTCGGCCAAGGCAGTCTCCAGTTCGTCCACAATCTCCTGGGCGATCACATCCGGCGGTGCAAGCGCAACGGAGGCGGAAGCTGGCTGAAGAACCGTCAGGTCAAGATTAACCTTGTCGCGAGCAACCAACTCATCGTACTCATATGACCGGAAGCGATCACTGGGTTTCCGGGCGGAGTAGTCCGTGCCCCCCGAGTGGAAGGCAGCGACGAAGCCGTCCAGGTGTTCGCGGCGCAGGGCGCGCTGCTTCAGCGTGAAACGCTGGTCGGTGCGGAAGTCGTATACCCACAGCTGCTTGGTGGCGGGCTTGCCGCCTGGGCGAGGCGGAACCTTGTCGAAGAACAGCACATTGGCCTTGACGCCGTTGGCGTAGAAGATGCCGGTGGGCAGCCGCAGCAGGGTGTGGACGTTGGTGAGGTCCAACAGCCGGCGACGGATCTCAGCGCCGGCACCGCCCTCGAAGAGGACGTTGTCGGGCAGGACGAGCGCTGCCCTGCCGTTCGTCTTGAGCAGGGTGTAGATGTGCTGGACGAAGTTCAGCTGCTTGTTGGTGGTCTGGGTCCAGAAGTCCTTGCGGGCGCCGTACGCCTCGCCGGTGACCGAGCCCACGCCGAAGGGCGGGTTGGCCAGGACGATGTCGTAGAACTTGTGCGGCGACTTGGCCAGCGAGTCCTGGAGCGTGATCAAGGGGCGGCCCTCGGACGTACCGATGCCGTGCAGCAGCATGTTCATCAGCGCGAGCCGGGCGGTCTCCCGGACCAGCTCATAGCCGGTGATGGCGCCGGTCTGAAGCTTGCGCGCCTGGTCGCCGTACAGCTGGTCCTCGTAGCGCTCGGCGATGTGGGCGTGCGCCGCGATCAGAAAGCCGCCGGTGCCGCATGCGGGGTCGGTGATCGACTCGCCGGGCCGGGGCTGCACACAGTCGACCATGGCGTCGATGAGCGGGCGGGGCGTGAAGTACTGGCCCGCGCCGGTCTTGCGGTCCTCGGCGCCACGCTGGAGGAGGCCTTCGTAGGCATCGCCCTTGAGGTCCTGGTTCTCACGGGTCCAGGTGTAGGGGTCGATCAGATCCTTGACGAGCCGCTCCAGAACGGCAGGCTCATGGATCTTGTTCTGCGCCTTGGTGAAGACCTCGCCGAGCATGGTGCCGCCCTTGCGGCCCAGCTCCCGCAGGACGTGCTCGTAGTGCTCCAGCAGATCCTCGGCCGATCGGCTGGTGAGGCTTGGCCAGTCCAGTCCCTCCGGGACGAGAGGCTCTTCCGGCATGTTCTTGCGGAACTTTGCCGGGCGGTTGGCGCGCTCGTCGGCCATCTTCAGGAAGAGGAGATAGGTCAACTGCTCGACGTAGTCGAGGGTGGAGACGCCTGAGTGCCGCAGCAGCTCGCAGTATGACCAGAGGCGGTTGACGAGTGTCGAGGTCGTCTCCCCGGCGAAACGGGTGGGGGAGGTGGCGCTGTTCACTAGGGCGGGGGTGGTGCTCATGAAGGCAGTTCTTCCTGACCGGGCGCTGAGGGGCGGGGCTTGCGGGCCGCGCGCTTACGAGGGGCCTTCTTAGTCCTAGTCCCTTGCTCGGCGCGGATGCGGTCGAGCAGCGTCGATGCCGGTTCGTCGGCTGGGTCCTGGGGGACGAGGGTCCCCGTGAACGCGGCGTGCAGGAGAGCGGCGCGGAGGTCCTGGGCGTGACTCAACGCGCTCTCGGCTGTTGTCCGGGCGGCCGTCACGTTCTCCAGGTGCAACTCGATCGTTTTCACCAGCTGCTCCTGAACTTCGCGCGGAGGGACTGGCACGGGGAGAAGTTTAATCTTGCGGAGACTGATAGACGCCAGATTGACGGATTGGGTCCCGTTCCGATCACACCACGCCTTACCAAAACTATTGGCGTGCCAGGCCAGCAGCTTCGGATGAATTTCATCCTGCGCTACTCGCGCACGGAACACATGGTTTTGGTGGATGCAGTTTTTGATTTGACCTTCCCACACCCAGCCTCGTCCGAGCTTGTCTCGGTCGCCGCCTTCGTTGAGGAGTATGTCCCCGTGTTTCAGATAAAGGGAATCCGCCTTGGTCGGAGGTACGCGGATTGTGGTGACTTTGTCGAGTACTAGCTGTCCGCGCTGAACATTGGCGACGCGCAGGTAGGGGACTTCGACGTACTCCGGGTCGTCTTGGCGCTTACTGTCCTTGGTGACACCGCCAACTACGGACGCGATATCGCCGAGCCGGGCCCACTTCCAGCCAGCGGGGAGGTCGGGAATTGGGCCATCGTCGATATCCGCCTTCGGCAAGGCTGCTTGGAAGAGCTCAACCTCTTCCAAGCAGCCGCGAGAGCCTTGGGTGGTGACTTGCTCGGCCAAGGTGGTGGCGTTTGTCAGCGCGGTGCGTGCTGCCGTCTCACCCGCCTCTATACGAGCGATCTGTTGCTCAATTTCGGCGGCGACGCGCAGCTGTTCTGCGTGAGGGGGAACCAGGATTTCCGTGCTCATCAACCACGGAACCTCAAGTGAGGCGACCGTAGTCCCACGCTTGCGGCAGTTTTCCAGGATGTACTGCTCCTGTGAGCGAATGGCCCACGCCAGCCAGCGCCCATCGATCCCCTCGTGGGGGAAAACTGCCTTCATGTCCTGATTGAGGGTTGCCTCAAAAGGAACGTAGGTGACGGGAACCTTCCGCTCCAGGATTCCGGAGCGAACAACCAAAGCCACCGAGCCCGCCGGAACCAGCTTCACGGCCGACTCGTCCAAGGCGGACTTGTGGATGAGGTCCTGAGTGGCCGCAAGAACGTCCGGCCCCATGTCCTTGGGCGAGAGCCAAGGAAGGGTGCCATCGGTCCAGAATTCCGGCCGCTTCTTCGAGGGCGTCCCCCCACCGAACCATTCGCCGAGCTCGCCCAGTGGCGCCCGAGCCCAACCCGCCGGAAACTCCTCCGCGGATCCCTCAATAGGCCCGGCAGGTCCTCCAGCCCCGCCCCCCACAGCCACATTCAGCTCCAGCGTCACGCGCCCAGCTCCCTGTCCAGTTCGTCGAGGATCTCTTCCGCCCTCGTCTCGCCGAACTCCGCGAGCAAGCCGTCCGTGCCGTTCCTCATAGTGAACGGGGCGTAATCGAGGTCGGCGGTGTCGAAGCGTACACGCTCGACCGTGGCACCGGCGATGTGGTCCAGCCACCACCGCTCGGCCTTGGTGAAGGTCACACCGGCCTGCTCCTGCTTGGTGAGCCAGGCCGCATACCGCTCTCTTACCACCTCCGCGTGCGGGCGGGGTGGCTCGGTGCCGTGCTCCGCGCCGCCCGCCAGCTCGTACCGCAGCAGGGCGAGCAGATCGGCTGCTGTCCGGGCGGCGGAACGATCCGCGGCCACGGCCTCGCCCACCTGCTCATAGGCGCGCCAGAGCCGGTCGGCCGTCCAAGCACGTGGTGGGCGGGAGATGGACCGGGCCAGGTCCTTGAGGCGCTTGAGGGCCTCGCGAGGCGGGACCTGCGAATCGGCTGCGAAGGCGATGGAGAGCGCCGCGATCTCGTCTCGGTGCTCCTCTATGTAGGCACGCCAGTCCTGCACGGTGTCGTGCGCCGCCGACTCGTCCTCCGGAACGGCGCCGGCTGACACCAGGGCATCCCGGCTGTTCTCGTCGT
This region includes:
- a CDS encoding sensor histidine kinase — encoded protein: MRSRNVWQAMARPGYLLSAWPWRSAGYLLSSAPVGIVVLLAIVIGVSVGSALAIVLIGLPLLALLAFTGVPVAALERRRLRLVDSRPAPTPHHEPAEPGLLPWARTRFREQATWRELGYALAFATLLWPLDLLAVGMALSVPLGLLATPVMMAMLYDGTEAPVLKLWTVTSWPEAIGVAFVGLPMLGVCGYVLGVVAVARAELTRMLIAPREPELGERVTELVRSRARLVDAFEAERRRIERDLHDGAQQRLVALTMTLGLARLDASPGPLADQLAKAHCEAGTALAELRDLIQGIHPKVLADRGLGEAIADAADRSAVPVDVGIDLPGRLSEAVEAAAYFVVCEALANVGKHSGASRAEVTGRHEDGRLTVEVRDDGRGGADAGKGTGLTGLSDRVSVLDGRLALSSPPGGPTLLRMEIPCEWTETERSA
- a CDS encoding response regulator — translated: MLAEDSVLLREGLIGLLGRFGHEVVAAVGDADALVAAATEHGPDIVVTDVRMPPGFQDEGLHAAVRLRTDRPALPVLVLSQYVQRTYASELLDSGDGSGIGYLLKDRVGQVEEFQTALQDVAAGGTVVDPEVVRQLLRRRRDPLERLTAREREVLGLVAEGKSNAAIARQLVASEAAVGKHIGSIRAKLDLPPADDTHRRVLAVLAFLRS
- a CDS encoding phospholipase; the encoded protein is MHRRPATTLTAAALALPLTLGVAASPASAAPADKPQVLSRFTQTRASSYHAWLAARRNQSAWSAYGFDWSTDYCTAAPDNPFGIPFQNSCARHDFGYRNYKAAGTFTANKARLDNAFYADLKRVCANYRGLKKNACAAAAWTYHKAADEFGSAAFPIAVTR
- a CDS encoding AIPR family protein, which translates into the protein MPLEVQHIRKALLREFQGLISMDDFEKKDPKERETALLSRAVSAKAARILADCTPEEAAAGVIDGRDDFGIDCVAFSASGSEIWLIQAKWRDKGTAGFDTEAALKLVHGLKKLDNRDLDHFNERLQLLSDRVHGVLQLPTCKVNLVIALMGDGRLSQETRDILDEAAREFGGLGRTVAYRVVNQANFHRAIREDLEPQPITLKATMNREWYTRDTPFKAVIGEVSADQLARWYGGKGEGEGHGERLYDRNVRRSLGLTGVNQTMVDSMLEDPEGFLYRHNGITVQCDEIAQEYPFKRAVGQPTVLTLTNASVVNGAQTVTSAFRAYEKNADLVAEAYVIVRIISLDGTPEGFGRSITKATNTQNHMERRDFIAIDPVQSEIQKDFRLSLDKEYVFRRGELDPAPESGCSVTEAATALACMHRDSSLAVRVKGSTNALWSEGQGGAYTRLFGQQPSAQQVWRAVQVFRLVRDELTTTRAKLSGRPAAVADSGALLVAHLVFQRIGRERFDESEGEWENTLAETPDQVRAVLACLISMVDTLFNNKSFITSTFANEERCARLAVAVLGTLDRGVGPDSPMNLKALMETSGRKRQRRPQTVRLLVDHDAIEEGTRLEYAPSAVEELAIGAWLDADPRRRRASWVNDRKTPLLWEADGRRYSPTGLVSQMWNAADWKEQWSAVQGPKQWRVPGEGTLVEIAERLWQRISDGEELLEEDVP
- a CDS encoding ATP-binding protein — translated: MPYRWFLWSAYDQPDTLCHVKDEIRSSPLVSLLAPHPAHFHQQFSATRRGARLARLLAVEQLARWGWGRDSDPMAAAAHVVAELASNAVTHGHVRGRDFLLAMTLTTRPEGAPGTLRIEVADCRGERHPAPVPKPCPDSEQGRGLLLVGVLASRWGVEPRFPSGKVVWAELPSPPGGSST
- a CDS encoding helix-turn-helix domain-containing protein translates to MTSGSRQGDSEGRPDASAEETDGLVDLNRAVGKQVKLLRERAGLTQKELGDRLGYGEDLVSSLERGRRTPQPEFLDAADDLLGGGGLLKATKDDVSRAKAKARVRHPAWFRDYARLEAEAVEVNFYNNHDIPGLFQTERRTRALYEMRKPLLDEETIDRRVASRMDRQQILTRWPPPIVTAVVEEVVLRRPVGGLEVHKEQLERLLGLGELRTVELQVMPTNRIEHAGMGGPFTLLTPKGKPQVGYTEVQNVARLATDVDEVRILAARYGSIRAQALTPSESMTLIERIHTNDEY
- a CDS encoding DUF397 domain-containing protein — encoded protein: MSTESSRRLVWRKSSYSGNEGGECIEVAVTPAGVYVRDSKDTRRPHLSVRSAGWASFVQFAAEG
- a CDS encoding HsdM family class I SAM-dependent methyltransferase; amino-acid sequence: MVNGFGQSNGSAAGTGIPPESSWTEASITARLWKFYREKTSTRAITQLQFVEHIGYLLFLKLDHERANRSSKFARKPVAPVDAWPNLVLLSGEALHTGLSSLMKKLGDQALVDHPGQQTASMVFRDAQPWPLDRMAELAKLITDEIDPYQWRTAPQAELGQAFSSMLRDCAEDIDRKIDTGQTLTPVPVLNAVNKVLGVGPDDIVIDPACGTGTTLIAAHKAMQSHDRSAIAGADLDPQMCRLATMNILLNTVRPFSDPAPVRLADTLTRKFPIVRAESGVNPTVAICNPPFKSNGVVPDSTMRDDFLAYGDFPTNFLQHLMVTLPKDTRAAVFVPDGVLFGSGAAATVRRALLKNCDVHTLLRLPTGLFHRKGVKSNILFFTVSTPRPDQKAVTGDLWVYDARTGNHHTDTGNPVTEEDFDDFIAACLPADGFAARTKSKRFRRYPVNDLLDRPKTNLDLPAYLAPDVEDFGSPKEIAFEVASQLDEAAAHFRKVAEALP